One Lentimicrobiaceae bacterium DNA window includes the following coding sequences:
- a CDS encoding aminopeptidase P family protein, with translation MFTSKVYTDRRIALRKLMKNGVALIPANMEAAYNYPQNTYTFRQDSNFSYFFGLENPGFFGIIDIDNDKDYLFGNDFDMDDIIWMGPQPKVTELAASVGVANTGTMSELETFIKNCIKNGRKLHFTMPYRGHSILQMSQLTGIRPNALSDYVSLPLIKAIVSLRSIKSDIEIIEIEKAMDIAYDMFTTAMRMTRPGIKEQEIVGAMEGISIANGRPVSFPIICSVNGQTLHNHYHGNILKDGQLLLIDAGCETSLNYASDNTRTIPVSGVFSQKQKEIYEIVLKSQEDSIKATQPGVTYKECHFVACKTIAQGLIDLGLMKGNADEAVAAGAHALFLPHGLGHMLGMDVHDMEGLGQDNVGFDETVQPSTQFGLASLRLGRELKPGFVVTNEPGIYFIPELISKWKSEKMFTQFINYNKVDEYLDFGGIRIEDDILVTESGHRILGKKPIPKTVKDVEAIMKK, from the coding sequence ATGTTTACATCAAAAGTATATACAGACAGAAGAATAGCTCTTAGAAAATTAATGAAAAACGGAGTTGCCTTGATACCCGCAAATATGGAAGCTGCGTATAATTATCCGCAAAACACTTACACTTTTAGGCAGGACAGCAATTTTTCATATTTCTTCGGCTTAGAAAATCCCGGATTTTTTGGAATAATTGATATAGATAACGATAAGGACTACCTTTTTGGCAACGACTTCGATATGGACGATATAATTTGGATGGGACCTCAGCCAAAAGTTACCGAACTTGCCGCCAGCGTTGGCGTTGCCAATACCGGAACAATGAGCGAGTTGGAAACATTTATCAAAAATTGTATCAAAAACGGCAGAAAACTGCATTTCACAATGCCGTACAGGGGTCATTCCATTTTGCAAATGAGTCAGCTTACAGGAATAAGACCAAACGCACTTAGCGATTATGTTTCTCTGCCTTTAATTAAAGCCATAGTTAGTCTGCGTTCCATAAAATCGGACATAGAAATTATAGAGATTGAAAAAGCTATGGACATTGCATACGACATGTTTACTACGGCAATGCGAATGACACGTCCGGGAATAAAAGAACAGGAAATTGTCGGAGCAATGGAAGGTATATCAATAGCTAACGGTCGTCCAGTTTCGTTTCCGATAATTTGTAGCGTAAACGGTCAAACTTTGCACAACCATTACCACGGAAACATTTTGAAAGACGGTCAGTTATTGCTTATCGATGCCGGTTGCGAAACCTCATTAAACTACGCAAGCGATAATACTCGTACAATACCGGTTAGCGGAGTCTTTTCTCAAAAACAAAAAGAAATTTACGAAATTGTTCTAAAAAGTCAGGAAGACTCAATTAAGGCAACCCAACCGGGCGTTACTTACAAAGAATGCCACTTTGTTGCTTGCAAAACTATTGCACAAGGTTTGATTGATTTGGGTCTTATGAAAGGCAATGCCGACGAAGCTGTCGCCGCAGGAGCTCACGCTTTGTTCTTACCCCACGGATTAGGACACATGTTAGGAATGGACGTTCACGATATGGAAGGACTTGGACAGGATAATGTCGGCTTCGACGAAACTGTTCAGCCATCTACACAATTCGGTTTGGCTTCGCTAAGATTGGGAAGAGAACTAAAACCCGGCTTTGTTGTTACCAACGAACCCGGCATTTATTTCATACCCGAACTTATTAGCAAATGGAAATCCGAAAAAATGTTTACCCAATTTATCAACTACAATAAAGTTGATGAGTATTTAGATTTTGGCGGAATACGTATTGAAGATGATATTTTGGTTACCGAAAGCGGACATAGAATATTGGGCAAAAAACCAATTCCTAAAACCGTTAAAGATGTTGAAGCAATAATGAAGAAGTGA